The Verrucomicrobiales bacterium genome segment GTGTCAGCACGTAAGACTTGAAGGTCGTGCTGTTCGGTTGAATGAGGTTTTGGCTCGCGCGTTGGTCCTTCACCCCGCTGATGCTGAGGGTGTAGGAGGTGTTGGGCGCGAGTCCGGTGGTGATCACGTCGAGGACGGCGGGATCGGTGGTCAAGGCCACGCCGGTGGCGGTTACGCCTTTGTCGAAGACGTAGTTGGCCGGTACGCCGGCGGTGTCGGGCGACACCCATCGGTCGAAGGCGACCCGCACGCGGGAAGCGCTGGCATCGGCCGTCACGTATTGGATGGTGGGAGACGTCAGATCAGCCGCGACGGTGAGCGCCACATTGACCGTGGTGAGGTTCAGCAGGGGATGACTGATCTCGAGATGGTAGGTGCCCGAGTCTTCCAGAGTTCCCTGGGCGATCACCAGGGTGGGAGAGGTGACCCCCTGGGGGTAGTGAGGGGTGCCATCTTGGTTGTTCGCTGCTTCGATGGCGACGCCATCCTTGAACCATTGAAAGGTGTTGGGATAGCCCGTCACGGTGGCCGCGATGGTGATGGTGCTGGCTTCCACTGCATTGAGGGTTTCCGGAGGCTGCTGGGTGATGACTGGGTTTACCCACGACGCGCTCCAGTGCTGCCGGATTTGGTCGGCGCTCAGCGTGCTTTGGTAGAAGGCAACTTCATCGATCGTACCGTTGTAGGGCACGGATCCGTTGAAGCGGCTGCCGATTTCAAGCGGCTGGCTGAGGTTGTTTCGATGCGGTCCGTTGACCGTTGCACTGGCTGTGTCATCCACGCCGTTGACATAGATCTTGGCGATGGTGTTCCCGTCCCAGGTCACCACGACATGGTCCCATCGGCCGGCCGTCGGGGCGGTTCTTCCTTGAATGAAGAGCACCGTTTCAGCGAAGCCGAGATGAGCTTCCCATCCATTGACGTTGAAGCCCTGGTAAACCGCCCAGCCGGCGCGGCCGGTGTTACGGTTTTGGGTGCCGATGACTGCACGGGCAATGTTGCCCGAGACATTCGGCTTAGCCCAGAACTCAACCGAGAACGGTCCGGTCGGGTTGTGGTTGGGAGTGTAAGGAACCACGGCATTGGCGACGGGGCTGGCGGAGCCGCTGAAGGTCGCGGCCAAGTCAGGGATTGTGTCCTGTCCGGGCACGCCGAGACCAACGGTGCTGGCATAGACGCCGTCATGTCCGCCGGCGTAATCCTTGAGAACAGTTCCGGCGGTCTCGTTGAGTCGCCAGTAGCTGACCGGGTGGTCAGCCAGCACGAAGGAGGCGTACTTGTCGTCGGCCGGCGGGGCCGCGAAGTTCACGGTGAACGGATCGCTCGTGATGCTGCCTTGGGGATTGGAGACCGTGACGGTGTACTCACCTGAGGAGGCAACGGTCGAGTTCATCACAGTGAACGAAGCCGTGGCGGCTGATGGATTATCCAGGATAGGATTTCCGTTCAGCTTCCACTGGTAGGACAAGGGAGCTGTTCCCGAGGCGTTGACGCGGAACACGGGGGCGCCGCCCGCCAGCAGGTTACGCGTGCCGGAGGGGGAGGCTTGGATGGTGGGGGCAGTGACCGCGGTGCCATAGATGAAACGGGAGTTGTGAACGGCGATGGCGCTCTCGGAGAGAGCATCGCTGTAGATCGCGATTTCATCGATGGTGCCGTTCCAGGCATTCGCCGGGAGTCCTTCGTTGTTGACACCGATGGAGCCGATGTTGGCTTGGAGTCCCGAGGTGGTGCCGAAGCTAGCATGATCCTTGGTACCCAGGGAGACACCGTCGACGTAAGCCGTCACTTTTCCGGCCGTGAAGACGAAGGCGACGTGTGCCAGGCGACCCAGCAGTGAGGGCGAGACGGACCAGCTGGCGGTCACGGCTGCGTCATTGCGATAGACGAGCGCGGTGCCATCGGGGCTGGCTTCGAACGCGTAATAAACCGTGGCGGGGTTGGCCGCCACGGAGAACAGCGTTTTTGGATTCTGTGTCACCGGGCTGTCCAGGTAGACGAGCGCTTCGATGGTGCCGGTGCCGTCGGTGAACTCGAAACCGGTATTGGCCGCGAGCATGGCATCTCCGTCACCCTTCAGTCTGAGGGCGCGCTGTCCGTAGGATCGGTTGGAGCGGCCGTCGAAGGAGGCGGTGCCTTTGAGCTCCGCGCCCGCGCCGGCGTTCTTGACGTTGGTCAGGTTGCCGCCGCCGTCCCCATCCACTGGGAAGAAGGCGATAAGACTCGACTCGGCCTGGATGGCGCTGCGGAAGAACTCGTTGTTCTCGGTCTGGTTCGGAACCACCGTCAGGGTGGCATCCGGCGTGGTGGTAGTGACCGTTCCATCACTTACCGAGACGCTGTAGACCTTGCCGCTGTCCGCCGCGGTGACCGCGGGGATGTAGTATTCGGAAAGGGTTTCACCGGGAAGATCGACTCCGTCGCGCTTCCACTGGAAACTGTTGTCCGGGCTGAGCGTCGTGATGACTTCGAACGGGGCAGGGCCGCCGCTCCAGACGGTCATGGATTCAGGGCGCTTGATGAAGCCGGGTCCTGCGGGAAGGACCAGGAGATCGCTGGGCTGGAAGGCGCCCGGAGCGAAGGTTGAATAGCGCAACTCATCCAGATAGCCGTTGAAGGGGTTGCCGGTGTCTTGTCCGGAACCGATATAGGGGACCGTCCCGGTGATGGGACCCTGGTCGTACGCGGCACCATCTCCGCTAGGCACCCCGTTGACGTAAAAAGTACTGACTCCGTTGTCATTCACCACCGCCACATGGATCCAGCGGGTCTTGTCGGACACCGCGGGTTCACCGATCTGGAAATTGCTTTCCGGCGTGGGTCCGATGGCATGGGCCGAGATGATCACCGTGTCCGTTTCCGCATTGTACGTGGTACGGAAGGCTGCTCCGCGGGGAGTTCCGCCGAAGTGTCCGGTGCCGGTGCTCATGAACTGAGAGGTCTGGCGATTCCCCGAGCCGCCGTTGCCCACAGGCAGCACCCAGCATTCCATGACCCAGTTGGTGGCGGGCAGGCTCCACTGGCTGGCGGGAGGTACGGTATTGTTGGGACCTTGAATCCACATTCCAGAGTTGCCACAGCTGAAAGACCCCCATCGCGTGGAGAAGGTACTGGTGGCACTGGTTCCTCCCAGCGGGCCGCCGGCGGCGACCGCCGAGATGACGGCAGCCGTGAGGCCTCCGCCACCTGCGCCGTCCTGACACCCAGACGAGAAGGCGGCGTTAAAAGGATGATTGCTTCCGCTGGAATCTGCCATCAGGCCAGCTTCGCCGGCTCGAATCCAGGAGTAGGGAGTCACCGCGGCCGAAGCTGATCCCGCCATCAGGCAGGTGAGCAGCGCGACCCCGGTGGTTAAGCTCGATTGTTTTCTTTTCATAGGCACCGTATTAGTTTTTCGGTTGGATACAACTGCAGGGAGGTCCCATGAATCGTGCCCGGGGAGTAGGCAGTGATTACGCCACCGGGTGGAAACTGGGAACTCCCGGTATGAGTTATCCTGTTGAAAATGCGTGAAGCGCGCAAGCCTATTCTAGGAGTTGGGCTTCAATTGTTTTCCCATTGAAACTGAATAATTCCCAACATCATGCCGTCCGCGACACCCGGATTCGACATCGGCCGCTCCGAGGTGTAGGGATTCCTCCCGCGAGACGGGATGCCAAGATCACCGCCGACCAGGACGGTTTCTACAGTCTCTAAAGCCGGGGCAGCCACTGAAGGTTTCGGGAACGCAGCACTAGGGTCAAGGGGGCAGGGGCGGCGGTCCGAAAGGCGCGCTGGGCGCGGGCTTTAACCTCAACGTCCTTTAGGACGGGGCTACCAAGGACCAGGAAAGGCAAGCGGCTGATACCTGCGAGACGTCCTTCGGAGATTTCGTCGGACTTGTCTCAACGCGGTCCCACGAAGATGGTCTTGACCGTTTCCAGCAGCTTGTCCCCCGAATAAACACCTACTTGGATCGGAGTGTTCACGCCGGTCAGAACGTTCGGTGGCAACTCAATCAGCACGGAGCTCTGCAATAGGTTTTCCTTGGGTAGCAGGAGTTTGCTGCCACTCATCACGTTCAGTTTCCCATCGAGGTGGTGGAGCCGCAGTTCGATGGGGATATCATGGCTGGTTTTGTTGACGATCTTGAGAGTGTAGAGGTTGCTCAGCTTCCCATCGGCAGTTTGCTGGAACATGGCTCCCGGAGCCCGGAAGAGTGTTGTTTTGACATCGGCGCGCGTGAAGAGCAGGACGAGGAAGAGGGTGATGAGTCCGCTCAGGACCACGGAGTAGATCTTCATCCGCGGGGTGAAACGCTGAGGCTCGCCTCGTTCGATGTTGTTCGAGGAGGCAAATCGGATCAAGCCCCGGGGTCGATGGATCTTCTCCATCACGGAGTCGCAGGCGTCGA includes the following:
- a CDS encoding immunoglobulin domain-containing protein — its product is MKRKQSSLTTGVALLTCLMAGSASAAVTPYSWIRAGEAGLMADSSGSNHPFNAAFSSGCQDGAGGGGLTAAVISAVAAGGPLGGTSATSTFSTRWGSFSCGNSGMWIQGPNNTVPPASQWSLPATNWVMECWVLPVGNGGSGNRQTSQFMSTGTGHFGGTPRGAAFRTTYNAETDTVIISAHAIGPTPESNFQIGEPAVSDKTRWIHVAVVNDNGVSTFYVNGVPSGDGAAYDQGPITGTVPYIGSGQDTGNPFNGYLDELRYSTFAPGAFQPSDLLVLPAGPGFIKRPESMTVWSGGPAPFEVITTLSPDNSFQWKRDGVDLPGETLSEYYIPAVTAADSGKVYSVSVSDGTVTTTTPDATLTVVPNQTENNEFFRSAIQAESSLIAFFPVDGDGGGNLTNVKNAGAGAELKGTASFDGRSNRSYGQRALRLKGDGDAMLAANTGFEFTDGTGTIEALVYLDSPVTQNPKTLFSVAANPATVYYAFEASPDGTALVYRNDAAVTASWSVSPSLLGRLAHVAFVFTAGKVTAYVDGVSLGTKDHASFGTTSGLQANIGSIGVNNEGLPANAWNGTIDEIAIYSDALSESAIAVHNSRFIYGTAVTAPTIQASPSGTRNLLAGGAPVFRVNASGTAPLSYQWKLNGNPILDNPSAATASFTVMNSTVASSGEYTVTVSNPQGSITSDPFTVNFAAPPADDKYASFVLADHPVSYWRLNETAGTVLKDYAGGHDGVYASTVGLGVPGQDTIPDLAATFSGSASPVANAVVPYTPNHNPTGPFSVEFWAKPNVSGNIARAVIGTQNRNTGRAGWAVYQGFNVNGWEAHLGFAETVLFIQGRTAPTAGRWDHVVVTWDGNTIAKIYVNGVDDTASATVNGPHRNNLSQPLEIGSRFNGSVPYNGTIDEVAFYQSTLSADQIRQHWSASWVNPVITQQPPETLNAVEASTITIAATVTGYPNTFQWFKDGVAIEAANNQDGTPHYPQGVTSPTLVIAQGTLEDSGTYHLEISHPLLNLTTVNVALTVAADLTSPTIQYVTADASASRVRVAFDRWVSPDTAGVPANYVFDKGVTATGVALTTDPAVLDVITTGLAPNTSYTLSISGVKDQRASQNLIQPNSTTFKSYVLTPGTLALDFYAKIPGTSVDSLRTDAQYPNGVYTNLVLTNFSTLALTAGDWNSNPAFGPRNLGSDYGVRIYGWITPPKSGNYTFFLRSDDASELLLSGDESTATTQIAFEAACCEGFKEPAEGVTETSAPQALIGGQKYFIEVLNKEGGGGDFVEVAWREETDTTPAGSLKPIPAEFLSSLAPAPQARFNAPVLAGGQVVISWVGTGVLQESTDLTTWTAVAGNPASPYQAATPGTRKFYRIQE